The window ACTACTacaagtcatgcggtatgataaggatggctaaaatgcgggatgctatttcggaaaaaatattttctttcaaataaattgtgaaggctcccgcggtgagataaggaaatgagatattatgaatttgtttatgatttgggactacgaggaggtacctcgggagtgcccttgttgatattgatttatggccgcagttgcctttgattattgttgtgattttcttaaagttgaaaagaattttgttttgtttccacgaggtatttatttgccattatttgatgtaattaaatgtgacatactacttgattcatttccattgtcattttatcttataatattgtttaaacattttaccatgccattatttattctccagtagggcctgacctgacctcgtcactactctaccgaggttaggcttggcacttactgggtaccgctatggtgtacacatactatgcttctgcacatctttttgtgcagatccaggtacatcttattagatcatgcatcagtaaactagctgtacgagaagacttcgaggtatatctgccagcgtccgcagactccagagtccccttctatcttactatgttgtcttccttatttactttagactctgatgtatagagacatagagaataaattcttagaagcttgtgacttatttctaccaggttttgggagttgaaattgtttgaattgtagttttatttatttcagatatttattattattctgcattgataggcttacctaggcttagagactaggtgccatcacgacatcctacggagagaatttggggtcgtgacaactttaTTGTAGAAACAAGTAAGGAGCTACTAACGAGTTGGTTCTTCGACTCTAGTACATGTCATACTGTCTTAATTCACTGGGACTTAATATTCTAAAATTATTGTTAAGCTCAAACTTCTAATTCCGTTGGCATCACTTCCAGTCGTCTTCTAGTCAAAGTGTAAGGGGGAATCCTAGTGCAATTAGAGTTCAATTACTCCTGAAATCCTAGCAGTCAAAGTAACTGTATTAAGAGTCCCGTTAGAACTCAAATTCAGACATCTTCTCTCTTCCAGTCAAATAAGGAATAACGTCTTTAAAAGGCTCTTATGATCAGCTTCTCAGACCTCACTGTTTCTCTCAAACCCTAAGCAAGAATCAAGACCAAATATCAAGAACCAATTCTCCCTTTCTTTTCATCAAGTCTCTTATCTGATCACCATGCCTAAATCTAGGAAAACCCTCTCTAAAGCCAAATTATCATCCAAGGCTGAAGCAAAATCCAAAATCATGAAACCCAAATCAAAGAAAAGTATCAAGCCATCAAGTGAACCCACACCAACACCTGCTCTTTCTCCTTTGATATCCTCCACTATACCTACATCATTATCCCTTGTTCCTGCTGCTCTCACCATCCCCACCTCCACTGCACCCCCACAACAAAAACCAACCACCCATGTACCTAAGCCTACTACAAAAAATACCTCTAAGTCAACCAAGGTCAAGGCTACTccaagaaattttgtccaaaaagtgCCTGATGCTTCTACTAAGGTAGACACAATGGTCAGGAAATCTGTGGTTCAGGGGGAATCAGTGCTAGCCGTTGCTAATCAGGTACAAAATCCTCCTTCAAAATTAAATGTTTTGGTATCCGCTGTAGATGTTTCACCCTTAGACACTCTCCCACCCACGAGTGAGAAACCAAGAGTGGAGGAATCCACTGTAGAACAGGGTGTAGGTGATCTGGAGAAATAGGTAGATACTACTATTGTGTGGCTTTTGGTTGAGGGGGAATGAAGTAAAGAACCAGTGCAAAATGAGCAATCTGATGGTCTTTCATTTAGTTGGACGGAGGATGAGGATGATGATGGGggtgaaaagaagaagaagatgtggACAGACATGAAGAGCAAAATGCTTAAGACATAGCTAATGAAGAAGACAAAAGTGAGATTGAGGGAGCATCTAGAGATGAGAAGGAGAGTGATACAGATGATAAGATAGGTGAACAAGTAAATGATTCTGCAGTAGAAGAAAATCATAGTGAAGAAGAGGACAATTCTAAGAATGAGGGTGAGGACCAAGAAAAAGTAAGTGAGAATGAAGGAATGGATGAAGAGAGTGAGGAAGAGAAGGAGAATTTGAGTGAGGAATATGAAGGCTCTATGACTAATGGGAACACTGTCATAGCCCCTTCAAAAGAAActggtaaagaaaaaaaaactcaagAACCTAGGTCTCTATTAAATCCTTTCACTAGAGATGAAGAGGTTAGCACTGATGAAGATGACTTGCCATTGTCTGAGGTAGGGAAGAAACACAGGTAGACTCCTATGAAAGCAACAAAGTTAGTAGTCCCAACAAGGAAATGAGCGGGCCCTTATGCTAGGACTCCTCTTACAAGGAGTAAAAGAAAGGTCGTTGATTAACAAGTCATTAAGGATTCTAGAAGTGCCAAGAAGCCAAGGAAGAAGGTCTCAATTATGGAACGTGTGGTTAAGCTAGATGGAGAAGATGAGTCTGAGTCTGCTTTGCCAGCTAAGTCCTCTACACCAAAGAGAAAGGTTGCCAATGTTAAAAAAACTGCTACCCCTTCTTCAAGGGCCAGTAGGGGAAAGACAAGAAAGAATGTGTCAGCTGCAGTTGATCGACTCACAAAGTTCAGGAACAGAAAAGTGCTTAATGGAAAGATTCTTGCAAACATTGATGAGAAGGGGAGGGCTCAACTGGTGGAAAAACTTGAGCTACAGGGGTGGAAGCACATGTTTGTCAAAGCTTTCCCTCCTGTATGTGTTCATACTGTGGTGGAGTTCTATGCAAATTTCAAATTTGATGGGAAGGTAGTCAAAAGTAATGTAGGGGGGTTTGAAATGGAGTTTGATGTTGAGAAGCTGGGGATGCTTTTGAATATCTCCTCTTTGGGATTTGATAATTACTTGAAGAAGAAGTGGCCAACCATAGACAATGATGTTGACATTGGCATTGTGGTCACAAGAAAGTTTTCTCAAAAGTTTGAACCGGATGCTCCCAGAAGGTGTACAAGACTGATATGACTCCCTTCCACAAGTTGTTGTTTAATTCCTGCATTCTTCAAAGGTCTGAGAAGGCATGAAGCTACCCTACTGGACATGGTTGTAATAGAACTGCTTGACACTGGTAGACCTATCACTCTCCCTAACCTGATGATTCAGCATATGGCAAGAGCTGCAAACACTTCCAAGCCTAAGCATGCTATGCCTACCGAGTTGTTTGACAAGCTCAACATTGCATTGCCTGAGCTTAAGTATGGAAGACATAATGATATTTTGAATGATGTTATCCTCAAGCAGTGTGGCTATGAGGAGATCAAGGCTATATGACCCACATGATCTGCGGAGGTTGTGGGTCGTGAACATACATGTCTATCAATAGTACTTGTTATGATTATTTAGTTCTTTATTGTGATTACCAGGTTCTACTGTTtacaaagtttgtcatcatcaaaaagggggaatttatTGAGTATTgaggttttgatgattaacaaagtatgTCTAAATGCAATTATTcaaagaaccaggtcctcaaTGTAGCTGCTTAATTGTTCTAAGAACCAACTCCTCATGGTAAAGGATGTCACGCCCCAAATCCACATGACCGGCACCCGGCACACTATCCGACCCGAGCGAACTAACCCGTATGATGCACCCAAACCATATGCATGAAAATCAATTTAATTGCGGAAGCtctttgaaaattttatatattttcaagttaAACCATGGAAtaattttccaattcaaaatcataCATGAAGCCTCTCATAATCATAACAATGAAACTAAGTAAAATAATTATCTTTTCATGTATATCGCGTACAACCCCATTACTACAACTTTTCACAActatctacagagcctctataccAAGGAATAGAACTACACTTcagctccttaggcctaaacataagaaagttCTCTTTTACCTTTCACCGGGAGTACTATACCGACACCGACATAATGAACAACTACTAGGTGATCATCCTAGCAACAAGTATTTGACCCTGCTTGTCAGGGTGGCTTCCTGTAGTGCCGTACGAGTCGACTTAACCTTATTACTTAAAGTAATGATCATCTGCCCTCTCAATGGGGGACTTTATCCCACAAACCTCGGCTTTGCCTTGGAATGTGTCCCAACACTGGCACGTATAGTTTTATGGTAACGAACTCAACATTTGAACCAATCTCGGTGGTCTCAACTAGTagctcccaaaatatttgacatatcaaaaatagattcatagcataattGCCTCAAAGgctctatttttatcaaatcatgattttcataGCCAATCCAAACTATTTGAACAAATTCAAATGAATAACCTTTTTCatgttaaagcctttagcaattaaCATCAATCTAAAGATACAACAAGTGATTCCTTTGTTGAAATTTTAAAAGATAAACTTTTTCATGAAAACATATATTTAGCACTCAAGCATTTTGTACTCTTATCAACAAATAagttttaataaaacttataagaatttctttaagtgtcattttgccaacaagttttgaaaataagatttttataaaattacaTGACACTTCATAAGCAACAATTTAGAAATACGTGGTGACATCTTTCCCGCTTGTCCCCACAAGTACGTATGAACATTTACAAATAATACAATGTATCAACTTAAGTCATGCTTTTAAAGagaatccctcaagaagagtaagtccTAATCAACTTACCTCAAACTTCAAGCTCCaaaaaatactacaatgctctaattgattaaaatatccaaatatcacccacaattcaaTATCTACCATTAGATATCACACCTACATCAAAACAAATACGAAAAGGTTCATAAATATCCATTTGGACTTCACAATTTGACAACAAACCTCcaaccatcccaaattatccaataggtTCAACCATTAGCCTATCCAAttccattcttatcatttaatattCATTTGGAGTCATTATTGACACTACgttaattacccaacatcatcaagtcactattcattgccttctccaacaaaaccctaggttcaagaacacccatttcaagaactagtgttgtatcttatCTAAAGGGAGATTCCCAATTCAATTcattcatcaattaagttatcaagtctattgaaatcattagaaactcaaaataattccatttatatcaattcatcactataCATCTTATTCTTTACCCAAAATGGCATTCTCAAGACCCACCCTTAgagttcatacaatatcccattacaaattcaataaaactcataaacatgctacccatactccaatatgacatatatatgaagctcaagtgaagggattacctcttggtggaagaatctcacttttccTCTTATTGGTGTTCTTGAATATTCTacccatttcctatggatttgatccataataatgttactGTTATCACTAAATAATGTTATACAATCATCCTTGtaccaaaataacttaccttgaagtgtatccatggtggaagagctcctccttctctctagaaatccattcaaagttgaaaaactaactatttctctctctaaaccccttATTTCTACACTTTAAAAAATGGGTCTGATGGGTGCGTAGCCCCCTGCATAGGCTATGCACAAAGGCTACGCAGGGTGGCCTTCCATTCCTCTTCAATTGGCAGCTGCTGGATTTTCCTATGCAcggtgcgtaggctacgcaagactcgcgtACCTGTTCTGCTACCCTTTAGTGaaaaggtcataacttcttgtaaaaATCTCTAAATTCCAAACTGTTTAAAGCtatagaaactagacacatatacctttcatttgataggtcatACATTATATAACACTTCATATCTTAAGAGTTATGCTTGtgtgaagttaggtcttgtgcgaacttatttgaaacttaaccccatcatataatttccaacttgacttagccttagggatcTTCTTAGACCATGAACCAtacttaatgcacctcatacatatattatcatgatcaattggtATCCTTCATATTATCAGTcctgttcatacccgaattatgATAATTAGCACCCGttaatcttcttaatggtcttaaaacacttcaaaatttttcggggagttacattctcccccacttaagaacactCACCCTCGAATGTTTTGCAAGCCATTACTAGGAACAGTATTATCCCCCTTACACATTAATCATCATTCTTAATTATTCCTGACTTCATATGAATCTTAGATGTTATTCCTTTCAAATTAACTGTAGTTCCTCATACGCGAACGCGGACAGTTTTCAacacaaagctacgcgatcgcttCTGGCCAATCGCGACCGCGAATAAGAAACAGCCCAGCTCCATTTCCCCTTAACGCGATCGCATCAActgatccgcgatcgcgaagaacaatccaCGCACCAGAAAACCAGAACACACCAGCAAGGCCAAAATGGAGTAAAATAGTCCGAACACAAATCGAAACaagcccgagcccctcgggaccccgtccgaatataccaacaagtccaaca is drawn from Nicotiana tomentosiformis chromosome 12, ASM39032v3, whole genome shotgun sequence and contains these coding sequences:
- the LOC104110689 gene encoding uncharacterized protein, whose amino-acid sequence is MPKSRKTLSKAKLSSKAEAKSKIMKPKSKKSIKPSSEPTPTPALSPLISSTIPTSLSLVPAALTIPTSTAPPQQKPTTHVPKPTTKNTSKSTKVKATPRNFVQKVPDASTKVDTMVRKSVVQGESVLAVANQVQNPPSKLNVLVSAVDVSPLDTLPPTSEKPRVEESTVEQGVANEEDKSEIEGASRDEKESDTDDKIGEQVNDSAVEENHSEEEDNSKNEGEDQEKVSENEGMDEESEEEKENLSEEYEGSMTNGNTVIAPSKETGKEKKTQEPRSLLNPFTRDEEVSTDEDDLPLSEVGKKHR